AATAGCGGTTACGAAGGCtcagatcaagaacaaatgggacaaattaaaggaagatttcaaggcATGGAAGAAACTAATGCTGAGGCAAACAGGGACTGGTTGGGATCCTATAAAGAAGACTATAGCTATGGATGACgaatggtggaaaaaagctaGAGCTGTAAGTTGGTTcaattttgatgatatatttgtTTTGCATATGTCGATTATGTTGGTAATGCTTATAATAATactattatttttcttatttcaggAAATTCCAGGTTGTGGAAAGTTCAAAAAGAAGGGTcttgagaatgaagatgaattagCCAAGTGTTTTTCTGACATCACTACTATTGGTATTGATGATTGGTCTCCTCATGTTGTGAATGTTGAAGCACCAGAAAATGTTGACGAGACACAAGATGAGGAAATCAATTATGAGCCGTAGGATGATGAATTCATTCTGGATACACAAGAGGAGGATATTGGTATTACTTCTCCACCTGCGAGTGGCAAAAGATTGGCAAGGTCTATTGATAGAAGTGGTAAGAAGGCGAAGTCTGGAAATGCACTCCTAATTTAAGAAGCAGTAACAAGTATGGCAAGTTCAACCAATGAATATATTTCTAAGAGACATGAAAAATATTCTATTGATGAAGTGATGGAGGTTGTGATTGCTTGTGGGGCTGGCTATGATAGCAATGAACATTACATGGCGTCTgaattgtttgtgaagaaggagcaaagtgagatgttcatgaccttgcctactaatgagattaggttcaattgGCTTAGGAGGAAGTACAAGGATAAATATGAAAAGTAGAAATTGGCTTAGTGagagtgatgtcatttgtgtatgctactattttatttttatcgcatgtgtggtacattttattttattgtattttatttatgtatgacagTTGTATCTTACATTTCGTTTATGTCAATGTTCACAGATGTCTTCAAGTGAGTCTGATGAATCTAGTGAGTCTgatggtgaattttttttaatatggtTGAGAGCTGTGGTAAGCTTGCACAAAGTTATCATGACTCATATATGGATAAGACACCGCTGAGGTTTGTGTTTTCACAACAAAGTGGAATGGGATGGCTGATGGAGACAGTAAACACTCCAGGGGAGTGCCACCGAATGCTTCAGATGAATGAGGTTATTTTTCAAGAtcttcatgatgtgttggttgagaGGTACGGATTAAAACCATCGAAGCACGTGAATACTTATGAAATGTTGGCCATTTTCCTATTCACATGTGGTGGGTGTGAGTCAAATAGAAGAGTACAAAATAAGTTCAAACACTCAGGTGAaaccattagtagaaaatttcatgaagttctaGATTGTGTGGTTGCCATGGCACAAGATTTGTTGAGACCAACAGATCCTAATTTTCGCAATGTGCACAAGAGGATTAGGAATGACAAGAGAGCATATCCACACTTTAAGAATTGtattggtgcacttgatggaacccatattcgtGTGTACTTATCACCTGAAgaacaagtgagatatattggtaagactggaattgcaactcaaaatgtgcttgccgtttgtgattttgatatgcacttcacctatgtggctgcgggtcaaccgggttctttgcatgacactagtgtattgtaccatgcattggaagcagatgtaaatgtcttcccacatcctcctcaaggtaAAGATTTTTTCTTATGTTCCTTTTCAAATTTGTATGCACAAACTTATCTTATTTTACATATGTGTATGTGTAGGCAAGTACTATGTTGTAGACGCGGGCTATCCTAATCGTCCGGGGTACCTCgctccatacaagggtgaaaggtaccacttacctgagtggcatcgaggtatggaaccaaatagtccaaaagagaagttcaaCCGTATACACTCATCTGTTCGTAATGTTATTGAGCGCTCATTTGGAGTACAAGATGCCCGGTTATTCTatggtcacacaaaagaagattgttgctgcTACTATGGTTCTACACAATTTCATACGTGAACATGCTAGCGTTGATGTGGattttgctaattttgatagagatcctACCTACATACCTACTATTCCGGAAAGATACAACAAGTATGCCGTGTCTCAACATGCCTCCGATGGATCAACTTCGGAATCAAACTTTGAATCAAGCTTTGTGACTATGGATACCTTTTGTGATAGTATGGTTACATCAATTGCCCTAGTatggaattagtgcaatgattattataacgaccttattttggaactatgaatttatttcacaattttaaatttttggaacatgtaatttatattattattttggacttcaatgcatacactttcattttatatttgtgataagtagttcaaatcgaaccaggggcaagaaagtcaatctaccctcaaactcctcttttttTGAGTTAGGGACACCCTCCCAGCTAAACACCCTTAccagacagctccaactccatcCAGAGTGGAGTAGCTCCACCTAAAGTTGGAGTCACGACAAACACGACCTCTCCCGCTGACATCCCCTCGCGggctcctccctccccccctctctcaTCTCCCCTCGTCAAAACCGGCGGCCAGGCACGACCGCGCGAGGCCCCAGATCCGGCGCCGTCGTGGAACCCGGCGCCCGCTTCCTCCCCGCGAGGCCCCGCGGCCCCGCGCGGGGGAGGATAGGCCTGGAGCCAGCCCTgcgccggatccgccgccgcgccgtcccaAGCTCCCGGCCGGCGCTGAGAGGCCCTCCTCCCATTCCCTCCCAGATCCAATCCGCGAGCTCTCCCTCCACCAGCTCGCTGCCATGGTGCTCTCCGTGGAGAAGACCTCGTCGGGCCGGGAGTACAAGGTCAAGGACCTGTCTCAGGCGGACTTCGGCCGCCTCGAGATCGAGCTGGCGGAGGTCGAGATGCCCGTGCTCATGGCCTGCCGCACCGAGTTCGGCCCGTCCAAGcccttcgccggcgccgggcaaCAGGAGCTGAGGCCGGAGGGCGGCCCTGCCGCGGACCAGCGGGACaacgccccctcccctccttcgccgtcggcgtcgtACAAGAGCGGCCCAAGGAGGCTGCTGCTGTCTTTGGACGAGAACGCCGCCGGCCCTGACGGGGGCAACCGGAGGCGGGAGTTCCTCATGAACGTTCCGTCGTCGGAGCGGGCCACCAAGGGGAGCATccggctgggccggcggcaaCCGGAGGCGGGAGTTCCTCCTGAACGCTCTGTCGTCGGAGCAGGCCACCAAGGGGAGCATCCGGCTGCGTTCCGACGCCGCGGGCGGTGGCACTAGGAAGACCGGGGGTGCCAGCCATGGTGCTCAGCTTGAGGGGAACCGTGGTTCGTCACCGGCCGGTGGCAAGCCGGGGAAGGTGAAGCTGAAGATTCGGAACGTGTTGCTGATGTATTTGACAATGCCGCCTTGGCATCACCACAGGTAATGCTCACTACAGAAATGGCTTTTTCTTTAAAAGGGAAAAACATACATATACAGCTGCCATCTTACCTATCTCATTCAGTTAATTTTGGATTCTTTTCGTAATACAGGAAAGCAAGGAGTTCATCAGTTGCAGGCTTCCCTCGTTTGCTAATGTCCACGAAACAAGCGTAGTTGCCAGTGGTTTCAAGATTCATAAGCAGGTTTCATTTTCAAACAGTGCCACTAAAGAACAGTATCTCAACTGCATCTTACAATTCATTTGAACTGTACCAGTAACTCAACTTCCACACCGCAGGAGCAAAATCCAATGTGTAATGTGCCTATCCCTACTTTCACTGCGCGCAACCAGATGACAGTCACCACAACACAAGGAGCACAGATTCCTCAAAAGGTTTTTGCCTTTACTCTTAAAAAATAAACATTATCCTCAGTCACTGTATTCCTTTTGTGCTGCCTTTATCAGATTGTACCTGACATGGTATTCCTATTTGCCAATGTTTAGATGCCTTCATGGGTCAATGAAAATAAAAGTGAGTGTCCTGTTAGCCGTCCTCC
The genomic region above belongs to Setaria italica strain Yugu1 chromosome VI, Setaria_italica_v2.0, whole genome shotgun sequence and contains:
- the LOC101754917 gene encoding L10-interacting MYB domain-containing protein-like, with the translated sequence MPEIDWNSENTRVLCMLFAEQVGKGNRPNTHLNALGYAEVEKGFKERAGIAVTKAQIKNKWDKLKEDFKAWKKLMLRQTGTGWDPIKKTIAMDDEWWKKARAEIPGCGKFKKKGLENEDELAKCFSDITTIGIDDWSPHVVNVEAPENVDETQDEEINYEP
- the LOC101755465 gene encoding LOW QUALITY PROTEIN: transcription factor bHLH23-like (The sequence of the model RefSeq protein was modified relative to this genomic sequence to represent the inferred CDS: inserted 1 base in 1 codon), which translates into the protein MVLSVEKTSSGREYKVKDLSQADFGRLEIELAEVEMPVLMACRTEFGPSKPFAGAGQQELRPEGGPAADQRDNAPSPPSPSASYKSGPRRLLLSLDENAAGPDGGNRRREFLMNVPSSERATKGSIRLGRRQPEAGVPPERSVVGAGEPWFVTGRWQAGEGEAEDSERVADVFDNAALASPQESKEFISCRLPSFANVHETSVVASGFKIHKQEQNPMCNVPIPTFTARNQMTVTTTQGAQIPQKMPSWVNENKSECPVSRPPDVQNQANSAANGVSVKPRVRARRGQATDPHSIVERLRREKISDRMKNXQDLVPNSNKADKASVLDEIIDYVKFLQLQLKVLSMSRLGAPGAVLPLLAESQTEGCHGQPLSAATNAQGLLDTQDSEDALAFEEEVVKLMETSITSAMQYLQNKGLCLMPVALAPAISTQKGASGAATPRER